Sequence from the Meleagris gallopavo isolate NT-WF06-2002-E0010 breed Aviagen turkey brand Nicholas breeding stock chromosome Z, Turkey_5.1, whole genome shotgun sequence genome:
CTCATCTTCCTTCATGATCCTGTGACAGTGATGTCTCCATTGCAGTGGACACCTcagcagccttctcttttgGCTTACTTGGTGCCTACTTTCAGCTTTCCATTTCCTCAAATCATGGTCTTCCTATTCTGATAGTTCCTGTTTCATTAACAGtcattcttcttcctctgcaggTGTAGACAAACTTTGGCAGCCACCAATGCAATGGTATCTTGAGACCCAGAGAAGATGCAGTGGAAGTGAAGGAGGGAGGGCTCTGGGTGCCCTGATGTAGGAGTGCCCTCTTGCAGCAGCTATGTTACACTATGCCTGGCAGCTCTACGGGAGGTGGTGCCGCTGGTCCAGTCCTTTCATCCACCTTCTCACTCTGACTGTGGTGACGTTTGGTGTGCTGGCTCCTTTGATTTGCCACCGACTCCTctactcttatttttatttgcgGCGCTGGCACTTGAATCCCATGAGCCAGGAGTTCTTGAGTCAGAACCAGCAGGAGGGTCAGGCTGCCCTCCATTATTTTGAGAAGCTGCAGATACCGAATATCTCCAAGGCCTCCAACAGTGAAACCTTTCGGCCCTTGCTGCTGGTCACCATTATCACTGTGCAGAGGCGGGATGATTTCCACTATGTCTTGCAGGTGGCGTCCCGTTtccaccacctcctccagcaATGTGGGACAAATTGCCAGAGCCACCGTGTCCTCGTCTGTAACGTGGAGCCTGACCCAAGTCGTCATCAGGATGTCAAGCTGCTGAGCAGCTTCTTTCCTATGGTCAGTCGTGACAAAACTGGGGAGGACCCTGACCCTAGAGTGAACCACTTTGAGAAGGAGAAGCAGGACTATGTCTTCTGCCTTGAGCAGTCGCTCTTGGCATATAACCCAGAATATGTCCTGGTAGTGGAAGATGATGCTGTGCCAGAGGAAGAGATATTCCCTGTCTTGCAGCACCTCTTCTTAGCCCGATTCTCGAAACCATACCTCAGAGATGCACTCTACTTCAAACTTTACCATCCTGAGAGGCTTCAGCAGTATGTCAATCCTGAGCCCATGCGAATCCTCGAGTGGCTGGGTTTGGGAATGTTTCTGGGGCCTGTGCTGAACTGTGTGTACTCTTGGGCAGCTGGGCGCCCGAGCCTGAATTGGCCCATCATCTTGTTCTTTGCTGCCTACAGCATGGCACTGTCAGAGCTGGTGGGACGGCATTACTTGCTGGAGCTGCGCCGGCTGGCCCCTGTGCTGTATAACGTTGTGCCGGTCACAGAGTGCTGCACACCTGCCATGCTGttctctgcttcttctgccCGTCGTGCCTTAGGTTACTTGAAGGGGCTGCAGTGTCGCCAGGGTTTTGCTAAGGACATTGCCC
This genomic interval carries:
- the PGAP4 gene encoding transmembrane protein 246, encoding MLHYAWQLYGRWCRWSSPFIHLLTLTVVTFGVLAPLICHRLLYSYFYLRRWHLNPMSQEFLSQNQQEGQAALHYFEKLQIPNISKASNSETFRPLLLVTIITVQRRDDFHYVLQVASRFHHLLQQCGTNCQSHRVLVCNVEPDPSRHQDVKLLSSFFPMVSRDKTGEDPDPRVNHFEKEKQDYVFCLEQSLLAYNPEYVLVVEDDAVPEEEIFPVLQHLFLARFSKPYLRDALYFKLYHPERLQQYVNPEPMRILEWLGLGMFLGPVLNCVYSWAAGRPSLNWPIILFFAAYSMALSELVGRHYLLELRRLAPVLYNVVPVTECCTPAMLFSASSARRALGYLKGLQCRQGFAKDIALYSLLRTKGENAYVVEPNLVRHVGMYSSLWLNDNPKLL